The DNA region CCGACGGCGACATGCGTCTCGCCGGATTGCTGGCGCTGAGCGATCCGCCGCGCGCGGACGCGGCCGGCTGCGTCGCCGAACTGCGCCGGCTCGGTATCGACGTCGTCATGGTCACCGGCGATGCGCCGGCGACGGCGTCCGTGGTGGCGCATGCGGTCGGCATCGAGCGGCCGGTCTATCCGCCGGGGCCCATTCGCGACGCGGTGCGCGCCGACGAATACGGCGTGTTCGCCGGCGTTCTGCCCGAGCACAAATTCGGTCTGGTGAAGGCGTTCCAGAACGCCGGCCATACGGTCGGCATGTGCGGCGACGGCGCCAACGATGCGCCGGCGTTGCGGCAGGCACAGATCGGCATCGCCGTCTCGAGCGCGACGGACGCCGCGAAGTCCGCGGCGGGGCTGGTGCTCACCGAGCCGGGGCTCGCCGGCATCGTCGCCTCCGTGCACGAGGGACGCATCACCTTCCAGCGCATCCTCACCTACACCTTGCGCTCGCTGGTCAACAAAGTCCGGCAGGTGCTGTTTCTCGCTTTCGGCCTGGTCATCACCGGCCATCCGATCATCACGCCGCTGTTGATGGTGATGCTGATGATCGCCGGTGACTTCCTGGCGATGTCGTCGACGACCGACAACGTACGCGCCTCGCCGCTGCCCAACCGCTGGCGCATCGATCGGCTGACGGTGGCCGGCGTGCTGCTCGGTCTCGGCGATCTCGTCTTCTGCGCCGCGATCCTGAGTTACGGCTATTTCTGGCTGCGTCTGCCGATCGACGCGTTGCAGACGCTGACCGTGGTGACCTTGGTGTTCAACGGCCAGGCGGTGTTCTACGTCTCGCGCGAGCGGCGCCGGCTGTGGTCGTCGCGGCCGAGCTGGATCATGGTCGCGTCGTCCATCGCCGACATATCGATCATTCCGACCTTCGCGGCGACCGGCTTTCTTATGACGCCGCTGCCGCTGTGGCTGATCGGTGGTGCCTTCGCGGCCGCGGTCGTACTGGCCTTCGTGCTCGATGAGATCAAGCTCGCGATCTATGGCCGTTTGCAGATGACCGAGTAGGGCGGGGCGTGGGCCGCCACTCCTGCGGCGGCGGCAGCGTGTAATAGTCCGGATTGTGCACGAGCCAGAGCTCCATGAGCGCCAGATACGCGATCAGGATGCCGAAGCCGAGCATCACATGCGATGCCGGCGTATGTCCGAAGCCGAGGACCCAGGGCGAGGCGGCGATCCAGACGCCGAGCATGACGTTGATCCATTCCTCCCATTCCCGGAACATCCGCAGCGCCACCGCCGAGACGGCGGCGACCAGCAGCGCGCTGACCGTGGCGTCGGTCGTGGCGGTGCCGGTGTTGTGCATGAAAGCGAACAGCCATGGCGAGGCGAACAGCGCCGCGGCAAGGGCGAATTGATAGATGTCGAGTACGGCTTCGCGCCGGTGCGGGCGTGTCATGTCCCGGCCTCCTTTGCAGACCCTGCAACGCGTCGCCCGCAAGAAGGTATATTGGGACGGCTTGTCGCGGACCGTCATCAACAGTCCGTGACGCTGCGGTGCGGCATCAGCGTTGCGCGCGCTCGCGCAGGAAGGCGGCGAGGTGGGAGACCCACTGCCGCGCGTCCGACGCGGAATTGTGGCCGCGCGATTGCGGCGACGCCGGAACAAGCACAGCACGCCCGTGCTGGAGGCGCGGCATCGCGCGCTCGACGCTGCCGAGTTCCGGCGGATTGAGTGCGTCGTCGGCGAAGTTGATGGCGAGCAGCGGCGCGACGATCTTTTCCAGGTCGGGCGCGGGATCGTAGTCCATCGACGACTCCAACTGATAGAGCCGGTCGTTGGCGTCGCCCTTCTGCGCGCGCGCGACCAGTTCGCGGTACAGCGCGTCGGCGGCCTCGCGCGTCGGCGCGCGCTCCTGGATGCGTTCGACGCTCTGGATCAACAGCGCGCCGAACGGCGTCAGCGTGTAGCGCGACGGCTGCTCGGTGTAGTCGCCGTTGTGATAGCCGGGATCGCTCTTGATCGCCTCGATCTGCATGCGGCGCTGGATCCAGTTGCGGCCGCTCATCGCCGAAGGCTGGCTGGCGATCGGCACCAGCGCATCCATGAACGTCGGATGCATCTCGCCCCACATCCAGGTGAGCATGCCGCCCATCGACAGGCCGAGGATCAAGCGCAGGTGGTCGATGCCCAAGCCCTCGGTGAGCAGGCGATGCTGCGCGACGACGATGTCGTGATAGCGGTAATGCGGAAAGCGCGCGCGCAGCCCCTCGCTCGGCTTGCTCGACTGGCCGAAGCCGATCGCGTCCGGCATCACGATGAAATGCGTTTCGGCGTCGAGCGGCTGCCCCGGCCCGAACAACTGGCCGGCGAGCTCGGGCAGCAGCCAGTTCTTGCTGCTGCCGGTGGTGTTATGCAGCAACAACACGGCGTTGGTGATGTGGCCGCCTGTATCGCGCTGCGGGCTGCCGAGCGTCAGATAATGCTGCTTGAGCCGCGGCAGCGTCTCGCCGCTGGCGAAGGCGAAATTTTCGATGATGAAATCGGCCTCGACCGCGTCGGATGCATGCATGAAGAGACCCTTCGTCGCTGACGGATAAACGGTGATGCCGCGCCGGCCATGTTTGGATTGCGGCGCGGCGGGATTCAAGTCAGAACAACCGCCAACAACAAGGTTCGTGGAGGGGCGGGTGAGCGAAGCGGCGGTTAGTGCGGTGCGCGCGGTCGATCTGGCGGTCGGCGATCTCGAAGCGGCGCGAACGTTCTTCACGCAGGTGTGGAAT from Pseudolabrys taiwanensis includes:
- a CDS encoding alpha/beta fold hydrolase; protein product: MHASDAVEADFIIENFAFASGETLPRLKQHYLTLGSPQRDTGGHITNAVLLLHNTTGSSKNWLLPELAGQLFGPGQPLDAETHFIVMPDAIGFGQSSKPSEGLRARFPHYRYHDIVVAQHRLLTEGLGIDHLRLILGLSMGGMLTWMWGEMHPTFMDALVPIASQPSAMSGRNWIQRRMQIEAIKSDPGYHNGDYTEQPSRYTLTPFGALLIQSVERIQERAPTREAADALYRELVARAQKGDANDRLYQLESSMDYDPAPDLEKIVAPLLAINFADDALNPPELGSVERAMPRLQHGRAVLVPASPQSRGHNSASDARQWVSHLAAFLRERAQR
- a CDS encoding SPW repeat protein; translation: MTRPHRREAVLDIYQFALAAALFASPWLFAFMHNTGTATTDATVSALLVAAVSAVALRMFREWEEWINVMLGVWIAASPWVLGFGHTPASHVMLGFGILIAYLALMELWLVHNPDYYTLPPPQEWRPTPRPTRSSANGHRSRA